The Myxococcaceae bacterium JPH2 genome contains a region encoding:
- a CDS encoding fatty acid desaturase translates to MYAVPKVDTLGLPGAGATPGASPRAGSVSARLRAEYAREVAALPQPAQSVPGALVDLGGHVALGVGAALASHALMAAAPVAGWALYPLVALFIATRFRAVGNMLHEASHGILVRGKRNNRRLGQLLAVLDFTSLETYAREHFTHHLHLGHPEKDLDFVPRQRFGFADATRPFVRDHLLRPLLLVQLPSFIRPLVFHRQDSAWVRVGRLAYVAGLLALAHGGVGWRAFCLFFLLPWGVLYQIVRYWSDAMDHAGIISAADEFHRARNHIFAWGWLNRLLFPREDQYHLTHHLFPAVPTAHQGRVHQLLLLDSDYAARDHSVAALLS, encoded by the coding sequence ATGTACGCCGTGCCGAAGGTGGACACACTCGGCCTGCCCGGCGCAGGCGCCACGCCCGGGGCCAGCCCACGCGCTGGCTCCGTCAGCGCGCGCCTTAGAGCCGAGTACGCGCGAGAAGTGGCCGCCCTGCCGCAGCCCGCACAGTCGGTGCCCGGCGCGCTCGTGGACCTGGGAGGACATGTCGCGTTGGGCGTGGGCGCCGCGCTCGCGAGTCACGCGCTGATGGCCGCGGCCCCCGTGGCGGGCTGGGCGCTCTACCCGCTGGTGGCCCTCTTCATCGCCACGCGGTTCCGCGCGGTGGGCAACATGCTCCACGAGGCGTCCCACGGCATCCTCGTGCGCGGCAAGCGCAACAACCGCCGACTGGGCCAACTGCTGGCGGTGCTCGACTTCACCTCGCTGGAGACCTACGCGCGCGAGCACTTCACGCACCACCTGCACCTGGGCCACCCCGAGAAGGACCTGGACTTCGTGCCGCGCCAGCGCTTCGGCTTCGCGGATGCCACGCGCCCCTTCGTGCGCGACCACCTGCTCCGGCCGCTGCTGCTCGTGCAGCTCCCGTCCTTCATCCGGCCGCTCGTCTTCCACCGCCAGGACTCCGCTTGGGTGCGCGTGGGGCGGCTCGCCTACGTCGCGGGCCTCCTCGCGTTGGCGCACGGGGGCGTGGGCTGGAGGGCCTTCTGCCTCTTCTTCCTGTTGCCGTGGGGCGTGCTGTACCAAATCGTGCGCTACTGGTCCGATGCCATGGACCACGCCGGCATCATCAGCGCCGCGGATGAGTTCCACCGCGCGCGCAATCACATCTTCGCGTGGGGCTGGCTCAACCGGCTGCTCTTCCCTCGCGAGGACCAGTACCACCTGACGCACCACCTCTTCCCCGCGGTGCCGACCGCGCATCAGGGACGGGTGCATCAGTTGCTGTTGCTCGATTCGGACTACGCCGCGCGCGACCACTCGGTGGCCGCGCTGCTGTCTTGA
- a CDS encoding methyltransferase domain-containing protein yields MTAPSRAEPPSLARSFHFWARNAANESALLRASLQVGLLDALPVAGRGAPLELSRLVQHLGTSTRGLRSLLEMLVCLGFVRQEPVRSFALEPTIAALLADASFRARLQAELPWWSPLAQLDEAVKRGEPVEHAGQRWDVLGHLGELFLTPAPVSTLPGAEDFFDRFARSAARTQVLISAARLGVLEALAASARTVPELGAATYMSSTGLRRLLEVLEHLGLTAPSHGGTWGLSPEAQQLLEGKALPYLVRSLSVSAQYTEALGALDETVRTERFILDLKDPEVSRRFYTDNSTQITEVFASHFKLSRRAAQTVAQARPLEGARVLDIGTGSGVWGGAFARATPTTHVTYFDQAAVLEQVRRNVASILKVSNRARFWPGNLFEQDFGEAEFDIIILPQVLNVLRPEDLPGIFARVARALRPDGMLVIAEYVLNERRDGPLDHLYFGLRRFLTNEGDLLSASEYAALLCEVGLTRSVCIPLPTQELILAARPGVALPTQLAPPPTAA; encoded by the coding sequence ATGACGGCCCCCTCCCGCGCCGAGCCTCCCTCTCTCGCGCGCTCCTTCCACTTCTGGGCGCGCAACGCCGCCAACGAGTCCGCGCTCCTGCGCGCCTCTCTCCAAGTGGGGCTCTTGGATGCCCTGCCCGTCGCGGGCCGTGGCGCCCCCCTGGAGCTGTCCCGGCTCGTGCAGCACCTGGGCACGTCCACCCGCGGCCTCCGCTCGCTGCTCGAGATGTTGGTGTGCCTTGGCTTCGTGCGTCAGGAGCCCGTGCGCAGCTTCGCCCTGGAGCCCACCATCGCCGCCCTGCTGGCGGATGCCTCCTTCCGTGCGCGCCTCCAGGCGGAGCTGCCCTGGTGGAGCCCCTTGGCGCAGCTCGATGAGGCCGTGAAGCGGGGCGAGCCCGTGGAGCACGCCGGCCAGCGCTGGGACGTGCTGGGCCACCTGGGGGAGCTGTTCCTCACGCCCGCGCCCGTCTCCACCTTGCCCGGCGCGGAGGACTTCTTCGATCGCTTTGCTCGGAGCGCCGCGCGCACCCAGGTGCTCATCAGCGCCGCGAGGCTCGGCGTGTTGGAGGCCCTCGCCGCGTCCGCGCGCACGGTGCCGGAGCTGGGCGCCGCCACGTACATGAGCAGCACGGGCCTGCGCAGGTTGCTCGAGGTCCTGGAGCACCTGGGCCTCACCGCGCCGAGCCATGGCGGCACCTGGGGCCTGTCCCCCGAGGCCCAGCAGCTCCTGGAGGGCAAGGCGCTGCCCTACCTGGTGCGCTCGCTGTCCGTGTCCGCGCAGTACACCGAGGCGCTGGGCGCCTTGGATGAGACGGTGCGCACCGAGCGCTTCATCCTCGACCTGAAGGACCCGGAGGTGAGCCGGCGCTTCTACACGGACAACTCCACTCAAATCACCGAGGTGTTCGCCTCGCACTTCAAGCTGAGCCGGCGCGCGGCGCAGACGGTGGCCCAGGCGCGTCCGCTGGAGGGCGCGCGGGTGCTGGACATCGGCACGGGCTCGGGCGTGTGGGGTGGAGCGTTCGCCCGCGCCACGCCCACCACGCACGTGACGTACTTCGACCAGGCGGCGGTGCTGGAGCAGGTGCGCCGCAACGTGGCGAGCATCCTCAAGGTGTCGAACCGGGCGCGCTTCTGGCCCGGCAACCTCTTCGAGCAGGACTTCGGCGAGGCCGAGTTCGACATCATCATCCTGCCCCAGGTGCTCAACGTCCTCCGCCCCGAGGACCTGCCCGGCATCTTCGCCCGCGTGGCGCGCGCGCTCAGGCCCGATGGCATGCTCGTCATCGCCGAGTATGTGTTGAACGAGCGCCGCGACGGCCCCCTGGACCATCTCTACTTCGGCCTGCGCCGCTTCCTCACCAACGAGGGCGACCTCCTGTCCGCCTCCGAGTACGCGGCGCTGCTCTGCGAGGTGGGCCTCACCCGCTCGGTCTGCATTCCCCTGCCCACCCAGGAACTCATCCTCGCGGCGCGGCCCGGCGTGGCGTTGCCCACCCAGCTCGCGCCTCCACCCACCGCCGCATGA